From the genome of Anopheles merus strain MAF chromosome X, AmerM5.1, whole genome shotgun sequence, one region includes:
- the LOC121593972 gene encoding rab11 family-interacting protein 5, translating into MWSPTHIQVTVQRAKGLLIKGKGGTNNCFVIIALGKEKYQTSIKQKAPDSVMWNEECELQIPTQGNQAQLVLTALHHNSVGMDEFLGRVVLPLNEMEVYERPRARWYKLESKDREKKKEKDRGELEVRISFTVKAGSLTDLSKKEKSKSSISNLASSVGGSLLSIGAIEKRKGLKKIAKSIGSKMHISGIGKKEGRRKDERDGGGGDDSSMYSGSYSSLAGVGGAGSATPSTASLHPSSGGRQSKQTFGDADPGVISEDEDEFVLDNLSHKSSNGSLNLRASAPAATMATTAAAAPFTTPNASTTDWSMRERDESVAGETPAGEKVDEWEQKLYGKHLDIGNTDSLKRRSWESSRVMLSARREEADQPEQEQEQPQQQGGVEPAKGRSVTAPTSPELEGKANRGSVAAPAAAVPKALPRAGSQASVGRQSPAPADGKPEKESFTKKLKHFVKEHRGGGHRADSLENLSSTAGGAMMAGGHKKHHGSKQHGSGGTADQRIIIGGENGEQIAAAAAAAAASQRQSKLAQVSPETLAKYEGKSREEVIKIAHTLETEVHYQKQKVKELEDYLDSLLLKVMECHPKILQNPYQKAAPTKSG; encoded by the exons ATGTGGAGCCCGACGCACATTCAAGTGACAG tGCAACGCGCCAAAGGGCTGCTGATCAAGGGCAAGGGCGGCACGAACAACTGCTTCGTCATCATCGCGCTCGGCAAGGAGAAGTACCAGACCTCGATCAAACAGAAGGCGCCCGACTCGGTGATGTGGAATGAGGAATGCGAGCT GCAAATCCCGACGCAGGGCAACCAGGCCCAGCTGGTGCTGACCGCGCTGCACCACAACAGCGTCGGCATGGACGAGTTTCTCGGGCGCGTCGTGCTGCCGCTGAACGAGATGGAGGTGTACGAGCGGCCGCGCGCCCGCTGGTACAAGCTCGAGAGCAAGGACcgggagaagaagaaggagaaggaccGGGGCGAGCTGGAGGTGCGCATCTCGTTCACGGTGAAGGCGGGCTCGCTGACCGACCTGAGCAAGAAGGAGAAGAGCAAGAGCTCGATCAGCAATCTCGCGTCGAGCGTGGGCGGCTCGCTGCTCAGCATCGGCGCGATCGAGAAGCGGAAAGGGCTGAAGAAGATCGCGAAATCGATCGGCTCGAAGATGCACATCTCGGGCATCGGCAAGAAGGAGGGCCGCAGGAAGGACGAGCGGGACGGGGGCGGCGGGGACGATTCGTCCATGTACAGCGGCAGCTACTCGAGCCTGGCGGGCGTGGGCGGTGCCGGCAGTGCGACACCCTCGACCGCCTCGCTGCATCCGTCGTCGGGCGGGCGGCAGTCGAAGCAAACGTTCGGCGATGCGGACCCGGGCGTCATCAgcgaggacgaggacgagtTCGTGCTGGACAACCTGTCGCACAAGAGCTCGAACGGGTCGCTGAATCTGCGGGCGAGCGCGCCGGCCGCGACGATGGCGAccacggcggcggcggccccGTTTACCACGCCCAACGCCAGCACCACCGACTGGTCGATGCGGGAGCGGGATGAGAGTGTGGCGGGCGAGACGCCGGCAGGCGAGAAGGTGGACGAGTGGGAGCAGAAGCTGTACGGCAAGCATCTCGACATTGGCAACACCGACTCGCTGAAGCGGCGCAGCTGGGAAAGCTCGCGCGTCATGCTGTCGGCCCGCCGGGAGGAGGCGGACCAGCcggagcaggagcaggagcagccgcagcagcaggggGGCGTCGAGCCGGCGAAGGGCCGCTCGGTGACGGCACCGACCTCGCCCGAGCTGGAGGGCAAAGCGAACCGTGGCAGCGTGGCAGCGCCGGCGGCCGCCGTACCGAAAGCGCTGCCCCGGGCCGGTTCGCAGGCGAGCGTGGGCCGGCAGTCGCCCGCGCCCGCGGACGGCAAACCGGAGAAGGAGAGCTTCACCAAGAAGCTGAAACACTTCGTGAAGGAGCACCGGGGCGGCGGCCACCGGGCCGACTCGCTCGAGAATCTGTCGTCGACGGCGGGCGGTGCGATGATGGCGGGCGGGCACAAGAAGCACCACGGGTCGAAGCAGCACGGGTCGGGCGGCACCGCCGACCAGCGCATCATCATCGGGGGCGAGAACGGGGAGCAGatagcggcggcggcggccgctgccgccgcctcCCAGCGCCAGTCCAAGCTGGCCCAGGTGTCGCCGGAAACGCTCGCCAAGTACGAGGGCAAGTCGCGCGAGGAGGTGATCAAGATTGCGCACACGCTCGAGACGGAGGTGCACTACCAGAAGCAGAAGGTGAAGGAGCTCGAGGACTACCTCGACAGTCTGCTGCTGAAGGTGATGGAGTGCCACCCGAAGATACTGCAGAACCCGTACCAGAAGGCGGCACCGACGAAAAG CGGATGA
- the LOC121593257 gene encoding protein shifted-like isoform X1, with translation MIDTATGQAHQQALLLLVALVCTLLLPVVQTRQEYYYTYQDPYEDDLSLWINEQQVKIFSGVAMKIYAIDNGRVSPHIRDPNFSQYLPVIPSEVSSVNFTWKAGSKKYYYNFDRLMSVDESILKPPTISIKTSGRVPKNAKEFSVILPCSGNVSGIAMFSIGLLIQTRKGKPVPGTPLRIKLRKECAHRGVYERSSTLTSSSQGPDPECDKKCANRGVCNEDKICQCPEGYMGQYCQTALCYPQCMNGGNCTAPGTCSCPPGYQGRHCEGGICAEKCQNGGKCIQKDKCECTKGYYGLRCEYSKCVIPCLHDGKCRGVNKCRCKPGLSGDHCQIGRRQRSTCKRPCKHGLCQPNHTCACDSGWYGRLCNQREKKRRNTNGAGGGGDTGGGGGGPARLPKK, from the exons atgattGACACAGCGACCGGTCAGGCGCATCAGcaggcgctgctgctgctggtcgcaCTGGTCTGCACGCTGCTGCTCCCGGTGGTGCAGACCCGCCAGGAGTACTACTACACCTACCAGGACCCGTACGAGGACGACCTGTCGCTCTGGATCAACGAGCAGCAGGTGAAGATCTTCAGCGGCGTCGCGATGAAGATATACGCGATCGACAACGGGCGGGTGTCGCCGCACATACGCGACCCGAACTTCAGCCAGTATCTGCCGGTCATCCCGTCCGAGGTGAGCAGCGTCAACTTCACGTGGAAGGCGGGCTCGAAGAAGTACTACTACAACTTCGACCGGCTGATGTCGGTGGACGAGAGCATCCTCAAGCCACCGACAATCTCGATCAAAACGTCCGGGCGCGTGCCGAAGAACGCCAAGG AGTTCAGTGTGATCCTGCCATGCTCCGGTAATGTATCGGGCATCGCAATGTTCAGCATTGGACTCCTGATCCAAACGCGGAAAGGCAAACCGGTCCCCGGCACGCCTCTCCGCATCAAACTACGTAAGGAATGTGCACATAGAGGTGTGTATGAAAGATCTTCTACTCTAACATCTTCTTCGCAAG GACCCGACCCGGAGTGTGACAAGAAGTGTGCGAACAGGGGCGTCTGCAACGAGGACAAGATCTGCCAGTGTCCGGAGGGCTACATGGGCCAGTACTGCCAGACGGCGCTCTGCTACCCGCAGTGCATGAACGGCGGCAACTGTACCGCACCGGGCACCTGCTCCTGTCCGCCCGGTTACCAGGGCCGGCACTGCGAGGGAG GCATCTGTGCCGAAAAGTGCCAGAACGGGGGCAAATGCATCCAGAAGGACAAGTGCGAATGCACCAAGGGCTACTACGGGCTGCGCTGCGAGTACT CGAAGTGCGTCATACCGTGCCTGCACGATGGCAAGTGCCGGGGAGTGAACAAGTGCCGGTGCAAGCCGGGCCTGAGCGGTGACCACTGCCAGATCGGGCGCCGGCAGCGCTCGACCTGCAAGAGACCGTGCAAGCATGGACTCTGCCAGCCCAACCATACGTGCGCGTGCGACAGTGGCTGGTACGGGCGGCTGTGCAATCAGC GCGAAAAGAAGCGCCGCAACACCAACGGggccggcggcggtggtgatACGGGCGGTGGTGGGGGTGGTCCAGCAAGACTTCCAAAGAAATAG
- the LOC121593257 gene encoding protein shifted-like isoform X2 — MIDTATGQAHQQALLLLVALVCTLLLPVVQTRQEYYYTYQDPYEDDLSLWINEQQVKIFSGVAMKIYAIDNGRVSPHIRDPNFSQYLPVIPSEVSSVNFTWKAGSKKYYYNFDRLMSVDESILKPPTISIKTSGRVPKNAKEFSVILPCSGNVSGIAMFSIGLLIQTRKGKPVPGTPLRIKLRKECAHRGPDPECDKKCANRGVCNEDKICQCPEGYMGQYCQTALCYPQCMNGGNCTAPGTCSCPPGYQGRHCEGGICAEKCQNGGKCIQKDKCECTKGYYGLRCEYSKCVIPCLHDGKCRGVNKCRCKPGLSGDHCQIGRRQRSTCKRPCKHGLCQPNHTCACDSGWYGRLCNQREKKRRNTNGAGGGGDTGGGGGGPARLPKK; from the exons atgattGACACAGCGACCGGTCAGGCGCATCAGcaggcgctgctgctgctggtcgcaCTGGTCTGCACGCTGCTGCTCCCGGTGGTGCAGACCCGCCAGGAGTACTACTACACCTACCAGGACCCGTACGAGGACGACCTGTCGCTCTGGATCAACGAGCAGCAGGTGAAGATCTTCAGCGGCGTCGCGATGAAGATATACGCGATCGACAACGGGCGGGTGTCGCCGCACATACGCGACCCGAACTTCAGCCAGTATCTGCCGGTCATCCCGTCCGAGGTGAGCAGCGTCAACTTCACGTGGAAGGCGGGCTCGAAGAAGTACTACTACAACTTCGACCGGCTGATGTCGGTGGACGAGAGCATCCTCAAGCCACCGACAATCTCGATCAAAACGTCCGGGCGCGTGCCGAAGAACGCCAAGG AGTTCAGTGTGATCCTGCCATGCTCCGGTAATGTATCGGGCATCGCAATGTTCAGCATTGGACTCCTGATCCAAACGCGGAAAGGCAAACCGGTCCCCGGCACGCCTCTCCGCATCAAACTACGTAAGGAATGTGCACATAGAG GACCCGACCCGGAGTGTGACAAGAAGTGTGCGAACAGGGGCGTCTGCAACGAGGACAAGATCTGCCAGTGTCCGGAGGGCTACATGGGCCAGTACTGCCAGACGGCGCTCTGCTACCCGCAGTGCATGAACGGCGGCAACTGTACCGCACCGGGCACCTGCTCCTGTCCGCCCGGTTACCAGGGCCGGCACTGCGAGGGAG GCATCTGTGCCGAAAAGTGCCAGAACGGGGGCAAATGCATCCAGAAGGACAAGTGCGAATGCACCAAGGGCTACTACGGGCTGCGCTGCGAGTACT CGAAGTGCGTCATACCGTGCCTGCACGATGGCAAGTGCCGGGGAGTGAACAAGTGCCGGTGCAAGCCGGGCCTGAGCGGTGACCACTGCCAGATCGGGCGCCGGCAGCGCTCGACCTGCAAGAGACCGTGCAAGCATGGACTCTGCCAGCCCAACCATACGTGCGCGTGCGACAGTGGCTGGTACGGGCGGCTGTGCAATCAGC GCGAAAAGAAGCGCCGCAACACCAACGGggccggcggcggtggtgatACGGGCGGTGGTGGGGGTGGTCCAGCAAGACTTCCAAAGAAATAG
- the LOC121589595 gene encoding 5-demethoxyubiquinone hydroxylase, mitochondrial codes for MLQITRGVHTGRELMAQRCSKLVDSVIRVDHAGELGANQIYRGQMAILGHTKAGKTIQHMWEQEKAHKEEFDRLINKYRVRPTALLPFWNVAGFALGAGTALLGEKAAMACTVAVESVIVEHYNDQLRKLMDDPTFTDKELLDKIQRFRDEEQEHHDTGLEHGAEQAPFYRALTDVIKFGCRTAIKIAEKV; via the exons ATGTTGCAAATCACGCGAGGCGTTCATACCGGCCGCGAACTGATGGCCCAGCGCTGCTCGAAGCTGGTCGACAGCGTGATCCGTGTGGACCATGCCGGTGAGCTGGGAGCGAACCAAATCTACCGCGGGCAGATGGCCATCCTTG GACACACCAAGGCGGGCAAAACGATCCAGCACATGTGGGAGCAGGAGAAGGCGCACAAAGAAGAGTTCGACCGGCTGATCAACAAGTACCGGGTGCGCCCGACCGCCCTGCTGCCGTTCTGGAATGTGGCCGGCTTTGCGCTCGGCGCCGGTACCGCGCTGCTCGGCGAGAAGGCCGCCATGGCGTGCACGGTCGCGGTCGAGTCCGTAATTGTCGAGCACTACAACGACCAGCTGCGCAAGCTGATGGACGACCCGACCTTCACCGACAAGGAGCTGCTCGACAAGATCCAGCGCTTCCGGGACGAGGAGCAGGAACATCACGACACCGGGCTGGAGCACGGGGCGGAACAGGCCCCGTTCTACCGCGCCCTCACGGATGTGATCAAGTTCGGATGCCGCACCGCGATCAAGATTGCGGAAAAGGTGTAA
- the LOC121594572 gene encoding Golgi to ER traffic protein 4 homolog: MEETQEKSHPGKPGSSSRGVSRVLGKLRASVESKNFYEAHQMYRTLYFRYVSQGKYADVLELLYDGALTMLEHEQYSSGADLGLLIIQTLEKAGSTVETPEQWIKRLAELVSKIKPTVVDREALLDRAMKWSGSLVSSPTGHPLMHKLFAQILYREGDLTLARRHFALAKDGVSCGFLLIEISCAKGFPGEVDLFVAHTVLQQLALKEPATAASTFATYCKFHASIACTEPPFAMPLLNFLHFLLALVEQNNRMYATFRALCELYKPSLDRDPSYEKYLQKIGVKFFDGSRYEQRNFMFSDLLQQFFIDLEEDELEEGTTMHGEVD, from the exons ATGGAG GAAACGCAGGAGAAATCGCACCCGGGCAAACCGGGCTCGTCGTCCCGGGGAGTGTCGCGGGTGCTGGGCAAGCTGCGCGCCTCGGTCGAGTCGAAGAACTTCTACGAGGCGCATCAGATGTACCGCACGCTCTACTTCCGGTACGTGTCCCAGGGGAAGTACGCGGACGTGCTGGAGCTGCTGTACGACGGTGCGCTGACGATGCTGGAGCACGAACAGTACAGCAGCGGGGCCGATCTCGGGCTGCTGATCATACAAACGCTCGAGAAGGCGGGCAGCACGGTCGAGACGCCCGAGCAGTGGATCAAGCGGCTGGCGGAGCTGGTCAGCAAGATCAAGCCGACCGTCGTCGATCGGGAAGCGTTGCTT GACCGGGCCATGAAGTGGAGCGGCTCGCTCGTGTCGTCCCCGACGGGCCACCCGCTGATGCACAAGCTGTTCGCCCAGATCCTGTACCGCGAAGGGGACCTGACGCTGGCCCGGCGCCACTTCGCGCTCGCCAAGGACGGCGTCAGCTGCGGCTTCCTGCTGATCGAGATCAGCTGCGCCAAGGGATTCCCCGGCGAGGTGGACCTGTTCGTCGCGCATaccgtgctgcagcagctcgccCTGAAGGAGCCGGCAACGGCCGCGAGCACGTTCGCCACCTACTGCAAGTTTCACGCCAGCATCGCCTGCACGGAGCCGCCGTTCGCGATGCCGCTGCTCAACTTTCTCCACTTCCTGCTGGCGCTGGTCGAGCAGAACAATCGCATGTACGCCACGTTCCGGGCGCTGTGCGAGCTGTACAAACCGTCGCTCGATCGCGACCCGTCCTACGAGAAGTATCTGCAGAAGATTGGCGTCAAGTTCTTCGACGGCAGCCGGTACGAGCAGCGCAACTTCATGTTCAGCGATCTGCTGCAGCAGTTCTTCATCGACCTGGAGGAGGACGAGCTCGAGGAGGGCACGACCATGCACGGCGAGGTGGATTAG